Proteins encoded by one window of Dryocola sp. LX212:
- the xylB gene encoding xylulokinase: MYIGIDLGTSGVKAILLSEHGEVLASRTEPLSVSRPHPLWSEQDPESWWQATDRAMKALGEQHPLQGVKAMGLAGQMHGATLLDSKQQVLRPAILWNDGRSGEECALLEANVEGSREITGNLMMPGFTAPKLLWVERHEPEIFSQISKVLLPKDYLRLRMTGEFASDLSDAAGTMWLDVAKRDWSDTMLDACRLSRQHMPQLFEGSEIAGVLKADVARAWKMPAVPVVAGGGDNAAGAVGVGMVDAGQAMLSLGTSGVYFAVSDGFRSKPESAVHSFCHALPNRWHLMSVMLSAASCLDWAARLTGLGSVPALLAAAEQASEDAGVVWFLPYLSGERTPHNNPQAKGVFFGLSHQHGPAELARAVLEGVGYALADGMDVVHSCGITPKSVTLIGGGARSPYWRQMLADISGQTLDYRTGGDVGPALGAARLAQIAMSPGQPLQSLLPQLPLEQQHQPDMARHQKYAGRRQVFNQIYQQLLPLMS; encoded by the coding sequence ATGTACATTGGAATCGACCTTGGTACCTCGGGCGTAAAAGCGATTCTGCTCAGCGAGCACGGCGAAGTGCTGGCATCCCGCACGGAGCCTTTGAGCGTCTCACGGCCGCATCCTCTGTGGTCCGAACAGGATCCTGAGTCCTGGTGGCAGGCAACTGATCGGGCAATGAAAGCGCTCGGCGAACAGCATCCTTTGCAGGGCGTAAAAGCCATGGGCCTTGCCGGACAGATGCACGGCGCCACGCTGCTGGACAGCAAACAGCAGGTGTTACGCCCCGCAATTTTATGGAACGACGGCCGCAGCGGCGAAGAGTGCGCGCTGCTTGAAGCCAACGTCGAAGGCTCCCGCGAGATTACCGGCAACCTGATGATGCCTGGCTTCACCGCGCCAAAACTGCTGTGGGTGGAACGTCACGAGCCGGAGATTTTCTCGCAAATTAGTAAGGTCCTGCTGCCGAAGGATTATCTGCGCCTGCGTATGACGGGCGAGTTCGCAAGCGACCTGTCCGACGCGGCGGGCACAATGTGGCTGGACGTGGCAAAGCGTGACTGGAGTGACACGATGCTCGATGCCTGCCGCCTGAGCCGCCAGCATATGCCACAGCTTTTCGAAGGCAGCGAAATCGCCGGCGTATTAAAAGCAGACGTTGCCAGGGCCTGGAAGATGCCGGCCGTACCGGTAGTGGCGGGCGGCGGCGATAATGCGGCGGGTGCTGTCGGCGTGGGCATGGTCGATGCGGGCCAGGCCATGCTGTCGCTGGGGACTTCTGGCGTTTACTTTGCGGTCAGTGACGGCTTCCGCAGCAAACCGGAAAGCGCGGTCCACAGTTTCTGCCACGCCTTGCCAAACCGCTGGCACTTAATGTCGGTCATGCTCAGTGCGGCCTCCTGCCTGGACTGGGCTGCCAGATTAACCGGACTGGGCAGCGTACCCGCTTTGCTTGCAGCGGCGGAACAGGCCAGTGAAGATGCTGGCGTGGTGTGGTTCCTGCCTTACCTCTCCGGGGAACGCACCCCGCACAATAACCCGCAGGCGAAGGGCGTGTTCTTTGGCCTGAGCCATCAGCACGGCCCGGCGGAGTTGGCCCGCGCAGTGCTTGAGGGCGTGGGCTACGCGCTGGCAGACGGTATGGACGTGGTGCACTCCTGCGGAATTACGCCCAAAAGCGTAACGCTTATCGGCGGCGGCGCACGCAGCCCTTACTGGCGGCAAATGCTGGCGGATATCAGCGGGCAAACGCTGGATTACCGCACCGGCGGCGACGTCGGCCCGGCGCTTGGCGCGGCGCGGCTGGCACAAATAGCGATGTCACCGGGGCAGCCTCTGCAATCGTTGCTGCCTCAGCTTCCCCTTGAGCAGCAGCATCAGCCGGATATGGCGCGTCACCAGAAATATGCCGGGCGTCGCCAGGTGTTTAACCAGATTTATCAGCAACTTCTGCCGCTGATGTCCTGA
- the glyQ gene encoding glycine--tRNA ligase subunit alpha, producing MQKFDTKTFQGLILTLQDYWARQGCTIVQPLDMEVGAGTSHPMTCLRALGPEPMATAYVQPSRRPTDGRYGENPNRLQHYYQFQVVIKPSPDNIQELYLGSLKELGMDPTIHDIRFVEDNWENPTLGAWGLGWEVWLNGMEVTQFTYFQQVGGLECKPVTGEITYGLERLAMYIQGVDSVYDLVWSDGPLGKTTYGDVFHQNEVEQSTYNFEHADVDFLFSCFEQYEKEAQHLLALENPLPLPAYERILKAAHSFNLLDARKAISVTERQRYILRIRTLTKAVAEAYYASREALGFPMCNKKLNLENE from the coding sequence ATGCAAAAGTTTGATACCAAGACCTTTCAAGGCCTGATCCTGACCTTACAGGATTACTGGGCCCGCCAGGGCTGCACCATTGTTCAACCTTTGGACATGGAAGTCGGCGCCGGCACCTCTCACCCAATGACCTGCCTGCGGGCTTTAGGTCCGGAGCCGATGGCGACTGCTTATGTGCAGCCATCACGTCGTCCAACCGACGGCCGCTACGGTGAGAACCCGAACCGCTTACAGCACTATTATCAGTTCCAGGTGGTGATTAAGCCGTCTCCGGACAATATTCAGGAGCTGTACCTCGGTTCTCTTAAAGAGCTGGGTATGGACCCAACCATCCATGATATTCGCTTTGTTGAAGACAACTGGGAAAACCCGACGCTGGGTGCCTGGGGTCTGGGCTGGGAAGTGTGGCTCAACGGCATGGAAGTGACGCAGTTCACCTACTTCCAGCAGGTTGGCGGCCTGGAGTGTAAGCCGGTGACCGGTGAAATCACCTACGGCTTAGAGCGTCTGGCGATGTACATTCAGGGCGTAGACAGCGTGTACGATCTGGTGTGGAGCGACGGCCCGCTGGGTAAAACCACATACGGCGACGTGTTCCACCAGAACGAAGTTGAGCAATCAACCTATAACTTCGAACACGCCGACGTGGATTTCCTGTTCTCCTGCTTCGAGCAGTATGAGAAAGAAGCCCAGCACCTGCTGGCGCTGGAAAACCCGCTGCCGCTGCCTGCTTACGAACGCATTCTGAAAGCCGCTCACAGCTTTAACCTGCTGGATGCGCGTAAAGCCATCTCGGTAACCGAGCGTCAGCGCTACATTCTGCGTATTCGTACGCTGACCAAAGCCGTGGCCGAAGCCTACTACGCTTCCCGTGAAGCGCTTGGCTTCCCGATGTGCAATAAGAAGCTAAATTTAGAAAACGAATAA
- a CDS encoding YsaB family lipoprotein — MIMPENKNSCRAAALMVLLLSACSTKESHQYAQKAHQPVAQSSAMVETCRQEAAYRYNTREQRISLRNIRQYQGSYEIKGSTVRQEGFTCSFDQSGQFLHLSTA, encoded by the coding sequence ATGATAATGCCTGAAAATAAAAATAGCTGCCGTGCAGCTGCTCTCATGGTGCTGCTGCTCAGCGCCTGTAGCACGAAAGAAAGCCATCAATATGCTCAGAAAGCCCATCAGCCCGTTGCGCAAAGCAGCGCGATGGTGGAAACCTGCAGGCAGGAAGCAGCGTACCGCTATAACACCCGCGAGCAGCGGATCAGCCTGCGGAATATCAGGCAGTATCAGGGAAGTTATGAGATAAAAGGCAGTACCGTCCGTCAGGAAGGTTTCACCTGCTCCTTTGACCAAAGTGGTCAATTCTTACACCTTTCGACGGCGTAA
- the xylH gene encoding xylose ABC transporter permease XylH, which yields MSKSNPSEIKLAAPLATPFAGLKAMNLQVFVMIAAIVAIVLFFTWTTDGAYLSARNVSNLLRQTAITGILAVGMVFVIISAEIDLSVGSMMGLLGGVAAIFDVWLGWPLPLTIVVTLALGLVLGAWNGWWVAYRKVPSFIVTLAGMLAFRGVLIGITNGTTVSPTSAAMSQIGQSYLPDGIGFGAGVLALVAFVGWQWRLRMRRQALGLVTPASTGIVGRQAITAVIVLGAIWLLNDYRGVPTPVLILTLLLLAGMFMATRTAFGRRIYAIGGNIEAARLSGINVERTKLAVFAINGLMVAIAGLILSSRLGAGSPSAGNIAELDAIAACVIGGTSLAGGIGSVAGAVMGAFIMASLDNGMSMMDVPTFWQYIVKGAILLLAVWMDSATKRRA from the coding sequence ATGTCGAAAAGCAACCCGTCTGAAATCAAACTGGCGGCCCCGCTGGCGACCCCGTTTGCCGGCCTGAAGGCGATGAACCTGCAGGTGTTTGTGATGATTGCCGCGATTGTGGCCATCGTGCTGTTCTTTACCTGGACCACCGACGGCGCCTATCTGAGCGCGCGTAACGTCTCTAACCTGCTGCGCCAGACGGCCATTACCGGGATTCTGGCGGTGGGCATGGTGTTCGTGATTATCTCGGCGGAAATCGATCTCTCCGTCGGCTCGATGATGGGGCTGTTGGGCGGCGTGGCGGCAATCTTTGACGTCTGGCTGGGCTGGCCGCTGCCGTTAACCATTGTGGTCACGCTCGCGCTCGGCCTGGTGCTGGGGGCATGGAACGGCTGGTGGGTTGCCTATCGCAAGGTGCCGTCGTTTATCGTCACTCTTGCGGGCATGCTGGCGTTTCGCGGCGTATTAATCGGCATTACCAACGGCACCACGGTTTCGCCGACGAGCGCGGCCATGTCGCAAATCGGCCAGAGCTACCTGCCGGATGGCATCGGCTTTGGCGCAGGCGTGCTGGCGCTGGTGGCCTTTGTCGGCTGGCAATGGCGGCTGCGCATGCGCCGTCAGGCGCTGGGGCTGGTCACGCCAGCCTCCACCGGCATCGTGGGGCGGCAGGCCATCACGGCTGTGATTGTGCTCGGGGCGATATGGCTGCTCAACGACTATCGTGGCGTCCCCACGCCGGTGCTCATTTTAACCCTGCTGCTGCTGGCGGGGATGTTTATGGCTACCCGCACCGCCTTTGGCCGTCGAATCTATGCCATTGGCGGCAACATCGAAGCGGCGCGGCTTTCCGGGATTAACGTCGAACGCACCAAGCTGGCGGTCTTCGCTATCAACGGCCTGATGGTGGCCATTGCCGGACTGATCCTCAGCTCGCGACTGGGGGCCGGTTCGCCTTCTGCGGGGAATATTGCCGAACTGGATGCCATCGCCGCCTGCGTCATCGGCGGCACCAGCCTTGCAGGGGGCATCGGCAGCGTCGCCGGGGCTGTCATGGGCGCCTTTATTATGGCTTCGCTGGATAACGGTATGAGTATGATGGACGTACCGACTTTCTGGCAGTACATCGTTAAGGGGGCCATTTTACTGCTGGCGGTGTGGATGGATTCCGCCACCAAGCGCCGGGCGTGA
- a CDS encoding isochorismatase family protein: protein MSRSALINIDTQQSFFHRDYWHEEDVPDFQQAITQLIAGCQDLGVPVVDIFHVDDQGPFSLTSGHVQAMPFLRHSADVTFHKHVHNAFTDTGLDLWLRTRDINHLIICGIRTEQCCETTTRVASDLGYRVSFVSEAMLTFPMRWKGVTLDAATLRHRTETVLAGRFAEVQTVAECLESLS from the coding sequence ATGTCCCGTTCCGCTTTGATCAACATTGATACCCAGCAGTCCTTTTTTCATCGCGACTACTGGCATGAAGAGGACGTTCCCGACTTTCAGCAGGCGATAACCCAGCTGATTGCGGGCTGCCAGGACCTGGGCGTGCCGGTGGTGGATATCTTTCACGTTGATGACCAGGGGCCTTTCTCACTGACTTCTGGCCACGTTCAGGCAATGCCCTTTTTACGCCATTCGGCAGACGTGACTTTCCACAAGCACGTGCATAACGCCTTCACCGATACCGGCCTGGACCTCTGGCTGCGCACAAGGGATATCAATCACCTGATCATCTGCGGCATTCGCACCGAGCAGTGCTGCGAAACCACCACCCGTGTTGCGTCAGATCTTGGCTATCGGGTTTCTTTTGTCAGCGAGGCGATGCTCACCTTTCCGATGCGCTGGAAAGGGGTTACGCTGGATGCCGCGACCCTGCGCCACCGCACCGAAACGGTGCTGGCGGGGCGCTTTGCCGAAGTTCAAACTGTTGCCGAGTGCCTGGAGTCTTTATCGTGA
- the xylA gene encoding xylose isomerase, whose translation MQAYFDQLDKVRFEGPKSTNPLAFRHYNPDELVLGKRMEEHLRFAACYWHTFCWNGADMFGVGAFERPWQQAGDALALAKRKADVAFEFFHKLNVPYYCFHDVDVSPEGASLKEYLNNFAQMTELLAQKQQETGVKLLWGTANCFTNPRYGAGAATNPDPEVFSWAASQVVAAMNATHQLGGENYVLWGGREGYESLLNTDLRQEREQIGRFMQMVVEHKHKIGFRGTLLIEPKPQEPTKHQYDYDVATVYGFLKQFGLEKEIKVNIEANHATLAGHSFHHEIASAIALGIFGSVDANRGDPQLGWDTDQFPNSVEENALVMYEILKAGGFATGGLNFDAKVRRQSTDKYDLFYGHIGAMDVMALSLKIAARMIEDGELDKRVAKRYAGWNGELGQQILKGQMSLAQIAQYAEQHNLAPQHQSGHQELLENLVNHYLFDK comes from the coding sequence ATGCAAGCCTATTTCGACCAGTTAGACAAAGTTCGCTTTGAAGGCCCTAAATCCACCAATCCGCTGGCGTTCCGCCACTACAACCCTGATGAGCTGGTGCTGGGCAAACGCATGGAAGAGCATCTGCGCTTCGCCGCCTGCTACTGGCACACCTTCTGCTGGAACGGGGCAGACATGTTCGGCGTTGGCGCGTTCGAGCGCCCGTGGCAGCAGGCCGGTGACGCGCTGGCGCTGGCAAAACGTAAAGCCGACGTCGCCTTCGAATTTTTCCACAAGCTGAATGTGCCCTATTACTGCTTCCACGATGTCGACGTCTCGCCGGAAGGGGCTTCTTTAAAAGAGTATCTGAACAACTTCGCGCAGATGACTGAACTGCTGGCGCAAAAGCAGCAGGAGACAGGCGTTAAGCTGCTGTGGGGCACCGCAAACTGCTTCACCAACCCGCGCTACGGCGCAGGGGCAGCCACCAACCCGGACCCGGAAGTCTTCTCCTGGGCGGCCTCCCAGGTTGTGGCAGCCATGAACGCAACGCATCAGCTGGGCGGCGAAAACTACGTGCTCTGGGGCGGTCGTGAAGGCTACGAATCCCTGCTGAACACCGACCTGCGCCAGGAGCGTGAGCAAATCGGCCGCTTCATGCAGATGGTGGTTGAGCACAAACATAAAATTGGCTTCCGCGGCACGCTGCTCATCGAGCCAAAACCGCAGGAGCCGACCAAGCACCAGTACGACTACGACGTCGCCACGGTCTACGGCTTCCTGAAGCAGTTCGGCCTGGAAAAAGAGATTAAGGTAAACATCGAAGCTAACCACGCCACGCTTGCGGGCCACTCTTTCCACCATGAAATCGCCAGTGCCATCGCTCTGGGCATCTTCGGATCCGTGGATGCCAACCGCGGCGACCCACAGCTGGGCTGGGATACCGACCAGTTCCCGAACAGCGTGGAAGAAAATGCTTTGGTGATGTACGAAATCCTCAAAGCGGGCGGCTTTGCGACCGGCGGGCTGAACTTCGACGCCAAGGTTCGTCGTCAGAGCACCGACAAATACGATCTGTTCTACGGTCATATCGGTGCCATGGACGTGATGGCCCTGTCCCTGAAAATCGCGGCCCGCATGATTGAAGACGGCGAGCTGGATAAGCGTGTAGCGAAACGCTACGCGGGATGGAATGGTGAACTGGGCCAGCAAATTCTGAAGGGCCAGATGTCGCTGGCGCAGATTGCGCAGTACGCTGAACAGCACAACCTGGCGCCACAGCACCAGAGCGGTCATCAGGAGCTGCTGGAAAACCTGGTTAACCACTATCTGTTCGATAAGTAA
- a CDS encoding xylose ABC transporter ATP-binding protein, whose amino-acid sequence MPYLLEMKQITKAFGVVKAVDNVSLSLNAGEVMSLCGENGSGKSTLMKVLCGIYPYGSYEGEIWFAGEKLQAAHIRDTERKGIAIIHQELALVKHLTILENIFLGAEITRFGVLDYESMTLRCQKLLAQVSLNISPDTRVGELGLGQQQLVEIAKALNKQVRLLILDEPTASLTEQETAILLRIIRDLQDHDIACIYISHKLNEVKAISDTICVIRDGQPIGTRDAAQMSEDDIITMMVGRELTALYPSEPHQTGEEILRVEHLTAWHPINRQIKRVNDVSFSLRKGEILGIAGLVGAGRTEAVQCLFGVWPGRSEGQIYIDNRPVKISRCQQAIAHGIAMVPEDRKRDGIVPVMAVGQNITLASLGQFSGVLSSLDDAAEQNCILQSIQRLKVKTSSPELAIGRLSGGNQQKAILARCLLLNPRILILDEPTRGIDIGAKYEIYKLINQLVQQGIAVIVISSELPEVLGLSDRVLVMHEGRIKADLINNNLTQEQVMEAALRSDHHVEKQPV is encoded by the coding sequence ATGCCTTACTTGCTGGAAATGAAACAGATCACCAAAGCTTTTGGCGTGGTGAAGGCAGTGGATAACGTCAGCCTGTCGCTCAACGCCGGGGAAGTGATGTCTCTGTGCGGGGAGAACGGCTCCGGGAAATCCACGCTGATGAAAGTGCTGTGCGGCATCTACCCCTACGGCAGCTACGAGGGTGAAATCTGGTTTGCCGGGGAAAAGTTACAGGCCGCCCACATTCGCGATACCGAACGCAAGGGTATCGCCATCATCCACCAGGAGCTGGCGCTGGTGAAGCATCTCACCATCCTGGAAAACATCTTTCTCGGCGCTGAAATCACCCGCTTTGGCGTGCTGGACTACGAAAGCATGACCCTGCGCTGCCAGAAGCTGCTTGCGCAGGTCAGCCTGAATATTTCTCCGGATACGCGAGTGGGCGAACTGGGGCTCGGGCAGCAGCAGCTGGTGGAAATCGCCAAGGCGCTGAATAAACAGGTGCGGCTGCTGATTCTGGATGAGCCCACGGCCTCGCTCACCGAACAGGAAACGGCCATTTTACTGAGGATTATTCGCGATCTGCAGGATCACGACATCGCCTGCATCTACATCTCCCACAAGCTCAACGAGGTAAAAGCGATCTCCGACACCATTTGCGTGATCCGCGACGGGCAGCCCATCGGCACTCGGGATGCGGCCCAAATGAGCGAGGATGACATTATTACCATGATGGTGGGCCGCGAACTGACGGCGCTCTATCCCAGCGAGCCACACCAGACCGGCGAGGAGATTCTCCGCGTTGAGCATCTCACCGCCTGGCACCCGATTAACCGGCAGATCAAGCGGGTAAACGACGTGTCTTTTTCCCTGCGTAAAGGAGAAATTTTGGGGATTGCCGGGCTGGTAGGGGCAGGGCGTACCGAGGCGGTCCAGTGCCTGTTCGGCGTCTGGCCGGGCAGGTCGGAGGGGCAGATCTATATCGACAACAGGCCGGTAAAAATCAGCCGCTGCCAGCAGGCTATAGCACACGGCATCGCCATGGTGCCGGAAGACCGCAAACGAGACGGCATCGTGCCGGTGATGGCGGTGGGGCAGAACATTACGCTGGCTTCGCTGGGGCAGTTTTCCGGCGTGTTATCAAGCCTGGACGACGCCGCCGAACAAAACTGCATCCTGCAGTCCATTCAGCGGCTAAAGGTGAAAACCTCCTCGCCGGAGCTGGCCATCGGTCGCCTCTCCGGCGGCAACCAGCAAAAGGCCATTCTCGCCCGCTGCCTGCTGCTCAATCCACGCATTCTCATTCTCGACGAGCCTACACGCGGCATTGATATCGGGGCCAAATACGAAATCTACAAGCTGATAAATCAGCTGGTGCAGCAGGGCATAGCGGTGATTGTCATCTCCTCTGAGCTGCCCGAAGTGCTGGGGCTGAGCGACCGGGTGCTGGTGATGCACGAGGGGCGTATCAAAGCCGATTTGATCAACAACAACCTGACCCAGGAACAGGTTATGGAAGCCGCACTGAGGAGTGACCACCATGTCGAAAAGCAACCCGTCTGA
- a CDS encoding acyltransferase — translation MQQKINWIDNLRGIACMMVVMIHTTTWYITNANVVTPFSWDLSNVLNSASRVSVPLFFMISGYLFFGERSAQRRHFVRIGLCLLFYSVIALIYIKLFTPISVGLSLRYLFQKPVFYHLWFFFAIIVIYLLSPLIQVKKTSAMVVLGLMVLLGVIANPNTVPQTLGNVKWLPINLYIRGDTFYYVLYGLLGRAVGMLDTQKSWISGLAAGLFALCVVSISLGTHKQLEINGNFADTFYVYCGPLVFIAAVSLFVVVKNCLNAGAVPGLALISRYSLGIYGFHALIIHFLRTHGYQVTAWPVLDILWIFGATLAGSLLLSMGLQRIDTRRLVS, via the coding sequence ATGCAGCAAAAAATTAACTGGATTGATAATCTTCGCGGCATCGCCTGCATGATGGTGGTGATGATTCATACCACGACCTGGTACATCACTAATGCGAACGTGGTCACTCCATTTAGTTGGGATTTATCGAACGTGCTGAACTCCGCCTCGCGCGTCAGCGTGCCGCTGTTCTTTATGATTTCCGGCTACCTGTTTTTCGGTGAGCGCAGCGCGCAGCGGCGACACTTTGTGCGTATTGGCCTGTGCCTGCTGTTTTACAGCGTGATTGCGCTCATCTACATAAAGCTCTTCACGCCGATCAGCGTCGGGCTTTCGCTACGCTACCTGTTCCAGAAACCGGTCTTCTACCACCTGTGGTTCTTCTTCGCGATAATCGTTATTTACCTGCTTTCACCGCTAATCCAGGTGAAAAAGACCAGCGCGATGGTGGTGCTGGGGCTGATGGTTTTATTGGGCGTTATCGCCAACCCGAACACGGTGCCGCAGACGCTTGGCAACGTGAAATGGCTGCCCATTAATCTCTATATTCGCGGCGATACGTTTTATTACGTGCTCTACGGCCTGCTGGGGCGGGCGGTCGGCATGCTCGACACACAGAAGAGTTGGATTAGCGGGCTGGCAGCGGGATTATTCGCGCTGTGCGTGGTGTCCATTTCACTGGGGACACATAAGCAGCTGGAAATAAACGGCAATTTCGCCGACACCTTCTACGTCTACTGCGGCCCGCTGGTGTTTATCGCGGCGGTCAGCCTGTTCGTGGTGGTTAAAAACTGTCTCAATGCCGGAGCCGTGCCCGGACTCGCGCTGATATCACGCTATTCGCTGGGGATATACGGCTTCCACGCGCTGATCATCCACTTCCTGCGCACCCACGGCTACCAGGTTACGGCCTGGCCGGTGCTGGATATTCTGTGGATCTTCGGGGCCACGCTCGCGGGCAGCCTGCTGCTGTCTATGGGCTTACAGCGTATCGACACGAGAAGGCTGGTGAGCTAA
- a CDS encoding GlxA family transcriptional regulator — translation MSVGVWFVVLPGVLSLDLTGPAETLVLAGDAFHLRFIGPDPQVATSIGLNFGGIEPLPESLPPGSLLVLPGVSDSNHFFDTPQAETVRRWLTRLQPQIHSQQINLMCVCSGSLLAARAGLLTGIQCTTHHDVLARLRAAAPAAQIKDNRIFIEDRGIWTSAGITSGIDLSLHLINRYCGPKAALDVAREMVVWFRRSGDDPQLSPWLRYRNHIHPAVHRAQDLLSASPETAWDVEEIAGRVHVSSRHLSRLFQQHLGISVRDYLEQLRLAVAEQRLLQGQRLEQAAVAAGFSSPRQLHRARARNIV, via the coding sequence GTGAGTGTTGGGGTCTGGTTCGTGGTGCTGCCCGGTGTTTTATCGCTGGATCTGACCGGCCCGGCAGAGACGCTGGTGCTGGCGGGGGATGCGTTTCACCTGCGCTTCATTGGCCCGGACCCGCAGGTCGCCACCTCTATCGGCCTTAACTTCGGCGGCATTGAACCGCTGCCGGAGAGCCTGCCCCCCGGCAGCCTGCTGGTGTTACCGGGCGTCAGCGATTCGAATCATTTCTTCGATACTCCACAGGCGGAAACGGTGCGCCGCTGGCTCACCCGCCTGCAGCCGCAGATCCACAGCCAGCAGATCAACCTGATGTGCGTCTGCTCCGGGTCGCTGCTCGCCGCCAGGGCCGGGCTGCTCACCGGCATACAGTGCACCACCCATCATGACGTGCTGGCAAGACTGCGCGCTGCAGCGCCTGCCGCTCAGATTAAGGACAACCGGATTTTCATTGAGGACAGGGGCATCTGGACGAGCGCCGGGATCACCTCCGGCATCGACCTGTCGCTGCATCTGATTAACCGTTACTGTGGGCCAAAAGCCGCGCTCGACGTCGCCCGCGAGATGGTGGTCTGGTTCCGCCGTTCAGGCGATGACCCGCAGCTGTCACCGTGGCTGCGCTACCGTAACCATATTCATCCGGCGGTGCATCGCGCTCAGGATTTGCTGTCGGCCTCGCCGGAGACAGCCTGGGATGTGGAGGAGATTGCCGGGCGGGTTCACGTCAGTTCGCGACATTTATCGCGGCTTTTCCAGCAGCATCTGGGAATATCGGTGCGGGACTATCTGGAACAGCTGCGGCTGGCGGTTGCCGAACAGCGTTTGTTACAGGGACAGCGTCTGGAGCAGGCGGCGGTGGCGGCAGGGTTTTCTTCCCCCCGCCAGCTGCACCGTGCCCGCGCGCGCAACATCGTTTAG
- the xylF gene encoding D-xylose ABC transporter substrate-binding protein has translation MKIKNLLLTLCASLVLTSVSGIAKEVKIGMAIDDLRLERWQKDRDIFVKKAESLGAKVFVQSANGNEETQMSQIENMINRGVDVLVIIPYNGQVLSNVVAEAKREGIKVLAYDRMINNADIDYYISFDNEKVGELQAQSIVAKVPSGNYFLMGGSPVDNNAKLFRAGQMKVLKPYIDSGKIKVVGDQWADGWLPENALKIMENALTANNNKIDAVVASNDATAGGAIQALSAQGLAGKVAISGQDADLAGVKRIMAGTQTMTVYKPITKLANTAAEIAVELGEGKTPASDAKLNNGLKDVPSRLLTPIEVDKANIDSTVVADGFHKKSEL, from the coding sequence ATGAAGATTAAGAACCTCTTACTGACATTATGTGCATCGCTGGTACTCACCAGCGTGAGCGGCATCGCCAAAGAAGTCAAAATCGGTATGGCCATTGATGACCTGCGCCTTGAGCGCTGGCAGAAAGACCGCGATATCTTTGTGAAGAAAGCAGAATCGCTGGGGGCGAAGGTGTTTGTCCAGTCCGCCAACGGCAACGAAGAGACCCAGATGTCGCAAATTGAAAACATGATCAACCGCGGCGTGGATGTGCTGGTCATTATTCCTTACAACGGACAGGTTTTAAGTAACGTCGTCGCCGAGGCGAAACGTGAAGGCATTAAAGTACTCGCTTACGATCGCATGATTAATAATGCGGATATTGACTATTACATCTCGTTCGACAATGAGAAAGTCGGCGAACTTCAGGCGCAAAGCATTGTTGCTAAAGTGCCTTCCGGTAATTATTTCTTAATGGGCGGCTCGCCGGTTGATAATAACGCCAAGCTTTTCCGTGCCGGGCAGATGAAAGTCTTAAAACCCTATATTGATAGCGGGAAAATAAAAGTCGTGGGCGATCAGTGGGCGGACGGCTGGCTGCCGGAAAACGCGCTGAAAATTATGGAAAACGCCCTGACGGCGAACAACAACAAAATTGATGCCGTCGTCGCCTCAAACGATGCTACCGCAGGCGGGGCTATTCAGGCTCTTAGCGCGCAAGGGCTGGCGGGGAAAGTGGCTATTTCCGGTCAGGATGCGGATCTGGCGGGGGTGAAGCGCATTATGGCGGGTACGCAAACTATGACGGTTTATAAGCCGATCACCAAACTGGCGAATACCGCAGCGGAAATTGCCGTGGAGCTGGGCGAAGGTAAAACGCCGGCTTCGGATGCCAAACTCAATAACGGCCTGAAAGATGTCCCTTCCCGTCTGTTAACGCCAATTGAAGTCGATAAGGCCAATATCGACAGCACCGTGGTGGCGGACGGTTTCCACAAGAAGAGCGAGCTGTAA